One window of Falco cherrug isolate bFalChe1 chromosome W, bFalChe1.pri, whole genome shotgun sequence genomic DNA carries:
- the LOC129734617 gene encoding tropomyosin beta chain-like codes for MEAIKKKMQMLKLDKENAIDRAEQAEADKKQAEDRCKQLEEEQQGLQKKLKGTEDEVEKYSESVKEAQEKLEQAEKKATDVCRHASDSSPVRVPDLRGVKEEGGLIWKVSMGKTVRIPFLQR; via the exons ATGGAGGCCATCAAGAAGAAGATGCAGATGCTAAAACTGGACAAGGAGAACGCCATCGACCGCGCCGAGCAGGCGGAGGCCGACAAGAAGCAGGCAGAGGACCGCTGCAAGCAG CTAGAGGAGGAACAGCAGGGCTTGCAGAAGAAGCTGAAGGGCACAGAGGATGAGGTGGAGAAGTACTCTGAGTCCGTCAAGGAagcccaggagaagctggagcaggcagagaaGAAAGCTACAGACGTATGTAGGCATGCCAGCGACTCCTCCCCTGTGCGGGTGCCAGACCTCAGAGGGGTGAAGGAAGAGGGGGGCCTTATATGGAAAGTGTCCATGGGGAAGACTGTCAGGATCCCATTCCTGCAACGCTGA